A genomic segment from Canis lupus dingo isolate Sandy chromosome 23, ASM325472v2, whole genome shotgun sequence encodes:
- the LOC112661144 gene encoding 40S ribosomal protein SA-like yields the protein MEQYIYKRKSDGIYIINLKRTWEKLLLAARAIVAIENPADVSVMSSRNTDQRAVLKFAAATGATPVAGHFTPGTFTNQIQAASREPRLLVVTDPRAAHQPLTEASYVNLPPVALCNTDSPLRYVDIAIPCNNKGAHSVGLMWWMLAREVLHMCGTISREHPWEVLPDLYFYRDPEEIEKEEQAAAEKAVTKEEFQGEWMAPAPEFTATQPEVADWSEGVQVSPVPIQQFPPEDWSAQPATEDWSAAPTAPATEWGGTTTKWS from the coding sequence ATGGAACAGTACATATACAAAAGGAAGAGTGATGGTATCTACATCATAAATCTGAAGAGAACCTGGGAGAAGCTTCTGTTGGCAGCTCGTGCCATTGTTGCCATTGAAAACCCAGCTGATGTCAGTGTTATGTCATCCAGGAATACTGACCAGCGAGCTGTGCTGAAATTTGCTGCTGCTACTGGAGCCACTCCTGTTGCTGGCCACTTCACTCCTGGAACCTTCACTAACCAGATCCAGGCAGCTTCCCGAGAGCCAAGGCTTCTGGTGGTTACTGATCCCAGGGCTGCCCACCAGCCTCTCACAGAGGCATCTTACGTTAACCTGCCTCCCGTTGCTCTGTGTAACACAGACTCTCCTCTGCGCTACGTGGACATTGCCATCCCTTGCAACAACAAGGGAGCTCACTCAGTGGGTCTCATGTGGTGGATGCTGGCCCGGGAAGTCCTGCACATGTGTGGCACCATTTCCCGTGAGCACCCATGGGAAGTCTTGCCTGATCTCTACTTCTACAGAGATCCTGaagagattgaaaaggaagaacaggcCGCTGCTGAAAAGGCTGTGACTAAGGAGGAATTTCAGGGTGAATGGATGGCTCCAGCTCCTGAGTTCACTGCTACTCAGCCTGAAGTTGCAGACTGGTCTGAAGGCGTGCAGGTGTCCCCTGTGCCTATTCAGCAGTTCCCTCCTGAAGACTGGAGCGCTCAGCCAGCCACTGAAGATTGGTCTGCAGCTCCCACGGCTCCGGCCACTGAATGGGGAGGAACAACCACGAAGTGGTCTTAA